TTAGGTTTAAATATTCACCTTTAAAATAGAGAATAATTCTTAGATGTAAAAAGAAAGTGTAATTTTGTTGAATCACACCGTATTATGGGTCAAATCTAATCATGTGGGAAAATCCAAGCCTGAGTGTtgattaaaaatatgaaataaaaagggtTGTTCGAATGGTAGATtgatttttttgaatattttaaaaaatctatcataaaaatacaaaaaaaataaaatacacaattgaataaaaaaaattttttatagccAAGCCTAAAAGAATATTGACAATATTAATTACTAATAAACAGAAGAAATTACATATGCATTAGTTTGCAGTCCccagtttttgttgttatcagctaccatagagttgactctgactcatggtgaccttatagacaatggaacaaaatatcgAGACCTGCGTCACCCTCACAGTTGCCGGCATATTCTAATCCATCTTTGCGGCTACTGTGCTAATCCATTTAACCAAAGGTCTCCCTCGTCCTCATTCCTGCTCTAactattgatccctcctgataacaagtaatttggacaatattctgttgtgatccaaaggtttgcattggctaattttctgaagtaaatcacaaggcctttcttcctagcctctcttagcctggaagctccactgaaacctgtccattatgggtgaccctgccgttgtgtgaaatactggtggcatagcaaccacaagcatgatagcaacacccaagccaccacaatgCAACAAATTGTCAGACAAGTGTGCCGTCCCTAGTAGTCACTGTTTATCACTCTCTGACTTTGACACCATTGTATTCACTTAAAATATCTCTAAACCTAACACGAATATTGGATAAAATTTAGAAGTCAGTGATGAAAAACCACACAATAACAACCTTTATCCTGCTGGGACTGACAGATGACCCAAAACTTCAGattccaatttttatttttctatttcttgcttaTATGTTGAGTATAAGTGGAAATCTGACCATCATATCCCTCACTTTAGTGGACTCCCACCTCaaaacacccatgtactttttcctacaAAATTTCGCCTCATTAGAAATTTCATTCACATCTGCTTGTATTCCTAGATATTTGTACAACATAGCAACAGGTGACAGATCAATTACTTATCATATTTGTGTGACTCAAGTATTTTTTACTGATGTCTTTGGAGTGACAGAATTTTTCCTTCTGGCTAtcatgtcctatgaccgctacgTGGCCATCTGCAAACCACTGCATTACGTGACCATCATGAGCAGCAGAGTCTGCAAGACACTTGTCTTCTGCTGTTGGATGGCTGGCTTACTGATCATATTCCCACCACTTACTTTGTTCCAAACCTTGACATTCTGTGACTCAAATGTCattgattatttttattgtgatgcACCTCCTATCCTGAAGATTTCCTGCTCAGACACATGGTTCATAGAGCAATTGGTTATTGTCTGTGCTGTGCTCACTTTCATTCTGACCCTTATATGTGTTGTTCTGTCCTACATGTACATTATCGAGACCATCCTAAGGTTCCCCTCTAGCCAACAAAGAAAAAGGGCCTTTTCCACCTGTTCTTCCCACATGATTGTGGTTTCCATCACCTATGGCAGCTGTATCTTTATCTATGTCAATCCTTCAGCAAAGCAATCAGTGGCTATTAATAAAGGTGTGTCAGTGCTAATGACATCCATTGCTCCCATGTTGAACCCATTCATTTACACTCTGAGAAACAAACAAGTGAGACAAGCCTTCAGTGACTCCTTCAAAAGAATTACAGTTGTCACAAAGAAGTAAGAGGATGGTCAAGTCCAGGAATAAAATATCAAGCTAAGAATAAATCATGGCATTCCAAATCTGTTTGTCTCTCCTTGATCTGTGTTCTATTGAGGCTAACCTTCTGAAATACTTATCGCACCCAGAAAAAACATCCGCCACCACATAAGTGCACTCCTTTATTCCTCTCACAAACAAACACTTTCAGGATAATATCCCTAATCAGAAgacatgataattttttttttagtaaatgtaAACCTGATTTTACTTCCAATCTAGCAAACtaaaattgaaaatgaaagaaaatataaacaatgcaaaccaaagaagaaaagagCTTACTTTGAATTTTCTTGGACTCACAGGAAAATACTTGATTTAAGGTATTCATTACCCTTTCTAATTTAAAAATTGCTGAAATTTGTAATAATTgattaaatgaaaacattttgaatACCTAGTTGTTGGTAGGCCTAGTCCCAAGAAGAGACCTAAAATTGATAATATACCTGAATTTATCTAGCTTATTAATAATTCTGTAGGACTAAAATTTTAAGAGTACGCCACTACTAAATAGTAACATTATATAATATAAAAgtaaacataacaaaaataaatatatatccaAATAAATGTGTTTTGAATAGGAGCATAATTTAAATATTCATACACATATACTTACAAACATAAAAtgctgaaattttaaaattaaaaaattcacagattttatagaaaatatcttaaaaaagTAAGTAAAAGCTCTTTTCAAAAAAACCcatgaaattgaaagaataatGTCAAAATGTTAATTACAGTTGAAGAATTACAGTTATTAAGATTGGAAAAAATATCCAATTGCTCAAATAGAATATAAACAGCTGTTATAggtttgtgtccccaaaaaagatatgttgaagtcctaacccctggtacctgccaatgtgaccttatttggaaatagggccttagAGATGTAATTCGTTGCGTTAACATGAGGtcctactggagtagggtgggccctaatccattAAGAGCCATGTCcttataagaaaagaagagacaaGGAGCCAGATAGACACAGAAGGAAAATGGAGGCAGACATTGGAATTATACTGCCACAACCCAGAACAGTGATAAACTATTtgaaaatttctgttgttttaaaccatacGATTTTATGGTACTTTGGTAAGGCAGTCCTAGGAACAAAAAACAATACTCGAACTCAAAATGTACCTAAATTAAGCAATAATTCTTCGTACATCATGGAAACTTACAGTTTTAAAAGAAATCAGGGAAACCAAACTAAAAATGTAAATGGCTGTCTAAGGCAATCgatttaaagtgcttggctgttaaccaaaaggtctgtggttcgaaaccACGAGTACctccgaaggagaaagatgtagcagtctgtctccataaggatttacagccttggaaaacttaaggggtcaatatgagtcggaagcaCCTATATGGCAGTTGAGAACACAATTAATAGGCGCCCTGtttcacaatggttaagctctcagctgttaaTTCAGagactggtggttcgaatccacagaagaaagacctggcaatttgtaaAGACTACAGACCTCTTAAAGATTACCTCctaaaaaatcctgtggagtagttctactgtgtcacatgagatccctatgagttgaaatcaactacatggcacctaacaacagtatgaAAAAGATAATTGAAAGAAAGGCCAAATGAaagttatatttaattttttttatgaaataaatggcttatgttgttgttgttattaggtgctgttgagtcagttcagactcccagtgaccctatgcacaataggacgaaacactgccctgtcctgcaccatccttacggtcattgttatgcttgagctcattgttgcagacactgtgtcaatccacctcattgagggtcttcctcttttccactgaccctgcactttgccaagcactatgtccttctccagggactgatacctcctgaaaatatgtccaaagtatgtaagacgcagtcccaccatccttgcttctaaggagcattctggttgtactccgtccaaggcagatttgttcgttcttttggcagtccatggtatagtcaatattcttcaccaacaccacaattcaaaggcatcaattcttcttcgagcttccttattcattctccacctttcaaatgcatatgatgcgattgaaaataccatgccttgggtcaggtgcaccttagccttcaaggtgacatctttgcttttcaacattgtaagaggtcctttgcagcagatttacccaatgcaatgcatcttttgatttcttgactgctgcttccataagctgttgattgtggatccaagtaaaatgaaatccttgacaacttcaatcttttgtccatttatcatggtgttgctcattggtccagttgtgaggatttctgttttctttattttgaggtacaatccacactgaaggctgtggtctctgatcttcattagtaagtgctccaagtccttttcactttcagcaagcaaggttatgtcatctgcatattgctggttgttaatgagtcttcctccaaccctgatgccacgttcttcttcatatagtccagcttctcggattatttgctcaacatacagattgaataggtatggtgaaagagcacaaccctgatgcaaacctttcctgactttaaaccaatcaatatccccttgtcctgtccaaacaattgcctcttgatctatgtaaaggctccttatgggcacaattaactgttccgaaattcttattcttcacaatattatccataatttgttatgatccacatagtcgaatgcctttgcatagtcaataaaacacaggtgaacatccttctggtattctctgctttcagccaggatccatctgacatcagcaatgatatcccggttccatgtcctcttctgaaaccagcctgaatttctagtagttccctgtctatatactgttgcagccatcttcagcaaaattttcttgcgtgtgatattaatgatattgtcctataattttcacatttggttggatcgcctttcttgggaataggcataaatatggatctcttccagtcagttggccaggaagccgtcttcatatttttttggcatagatgagtgagcacctccagaggcgcatctatttgttgaaacataacccactgccgtcgagtcgattccgactcatagtgaccctataggacagagtggaactgccccgaaacatatcaattgatattccatctattcctggagccttgtttttccccaatgccttggacttcttccttcagtaccatcggttcctgatcatatgttatctcttgaaatggttgaacattgactactcctttttggtataatgattctgtgtatttcttccatcttcttttgttgcttcctgtgtcatttaatattttccccatagaatactttactattgcaactcgagtcttgaattttttgttcagttctttcagcttgagaaatgccgagtgtgctcttcccttttggttttctatctccagctctttgcacatgtcattataatactttactttgtcttcttgagctgccctttgaaatcttctgttcagttcttttacttcatcatttcttccttttgctttagctgctcgacgttccatctttgtcttttctttctttcctgtcttttcaatgacctctggctttcttcatgaatgatatacttgatgtcattccatgactcGTGTGGTCTTTAGTgactagtgttcaacgcgtcaaatctattcttgagatggtctctaaattcaggtgggatatactcaaggtcatattttggctctcgtggacttgctctgattttcttcattttcagtttgaacttgcatatgatcaattgaCGGCTTATAGATTAGAAGAACACAAAATGCCCATTAATTTCCCTTAAAGAAAAGAACTCAAACAACtacttaataaactttcttataAATAGGCTATCTTCCATCTTTCTGGGGTACAGGCCTAATAGCCATCCTTTGGAGACTCTCTTGGTGTTTCTAGGATTTtgcatttggggcagttctaccatattctatagggttgctatgagtcagaacggactcaactGCAGTAGATTTGGTTTGGGCATCAGTgattggaaggaaagaaagatttTTGGAACAAGAGACCTTGTCCAGGCCATTCAGGTGTGGGGACATTACCAGTTGATACTCTAAGTGTTCCTAGGTTGAGGAGCAGAAGATGGAAAGGAATTGGTGACTTGTACAGCTACAGCCTTCAAGCACATCATGCAGAGTGGCATGACGAGTGTGACACTCAGCAGAAAATCATGATATTACTTAGGTCAGGCCTCCTTTCCTAACATGATAATGATTTAACTATGAAAACAGGTCACAGAGGGGAAACTGAAAAAGCATTATCAATAGAAAGGCAATGTTTTAAAGAAAACACATGAAACCATTCGCATGACAAACTAATTGGGTCTCCAGGAAAAATTCCTTTTCACTCATCAATTTCATAAAGCTATGAACCTTAAAATACTTATTCAAGATTGAAATTTTTGATTAGccactattataaataattgGTAATCGTTTAGAAAATATTATGAAGCAGCTATTGTCCACAACTTAGATTTACAAACCCCTGAGCTTTTTACAAAAATAGCTTACTGAAGAATGTATTGAGAAGATATAATCTGAACAATTTAGAGAAAGTTACCTAGGGAAAACATTTTATCTGCAGAaatgagaggaagaaaaaaaaattatttttcttttaagtgaaagtatTATGCACAGGCTGAGTAGGTAACCATTTCATGGGTGATTTCAGATCAGAGCCACTCACAGCAATTCCTACTCCAAACAAAGTGAAtaagcttttaaaataaaaaagaaagaaaatgaaccaTACTGGGAAAtttgctagtgctgctataacagaaatacagcaaatgaatggctttaacaaacaaatttattctctcacagtctaaagagtctagaagtctgaattcaggatgccagctccaggtgcaagctctctctctctctcggtcctgtgggaaggtccttgtcattaatcttcccttggcctaggagcttctcaacagagTGACGCTGAGACCAAACGGTACATTCCACTctgggtgcttctttcttggtggtatgaggtcccccgtctctcagctcttctctcctctaaatctcaaaagagtttaaatcaagatgcaacctaatcctgtagattgaatcctgcctcattaacataatagccTCTAATCCtacgtcattaacatcatagaagttaggaagTACAactcataggataatcacatcagatcacaaaatagtggacatccacacaatactgggaatcctggcctagccaagttgacacacattttgtggggacgcaattcaatccataacattctaccctttcgCCCCCCAAAACTCACGTCCTTGCCACAGGTAAAATACGTTCGcctcatcatatcatcccaaactTCTTATATCAACTCCAGAACCAGATTCCGTCCAGGgtcaaaatttctcttcatctgtgaaaaccAGAATCCAAGTTATCtgattccaaagtacaatggatGAAGAGGTACAAGGAAggtatttccattaaaaatgggagaaattgaagggatATAAGGCataatgggcaccaagcaagtcagcagaacactttagctctcaaggcttgaataaTCTTGTCTTCCCTGgaaccatttaggcaatggctctaccctccagactctggatgtTGGCCACATTCTCTGGCTTCTAGTGGAAGCCCATTGGCCTAGGGCTTTAGCTTCACCTTCCAGGCCAACTGGAATGGCAAATCTGCTCTCTCAGACTTGGGTAGCCTTATTCTCCTAGCTCATCTGAGTAGCAACTCCACCCCCTCAGCTCCAGAAGGCCccattctgccccttgggcatggcagccccaccccctcacctTTGGTCAGAGGATCTGGCCCCATCCGGCTGTCAGTTGTGAAAGGAAACATCATACTCCAGAACGGAGTTGGTGAagttctgactctttgaaacctagcacaccctggccccaccctttaaaatttca
The DNA window shown above is from Elephas maximus indicus isolate mEleMax1 chromosome 4, mEleMax1 primary haplotype, whole genome shotgun sequence and carries:
- the LOC126075601 gene encoding olfactory receptor 6C2-like; amino-acid sequence: MKNHTITTFILLGLTDDPKLQIPIFIFLFLAYMLSISGNLTIISLTLVDSHLKTPMYFFLQNFASLEISFTSACIPRYLYNIATGDRSITYHICVTQVFFTDVFGVTEFFLLAIMSYDRYVAICKPLHYVTIMSSRVCKTLVFCCWMAGLLIIFPPLTLFQTLTFCDSNVIDYFYCDAPPILKISCSDTWFIEQLVIVCAVLTFILTLICVVLSYMYIIETILRFPSSQQRKRAFSTCSSHMIVVSITYGSCIFIYVNPSAKQSVAINKGVSVLMTSIAPMLNPFIYTLRNKQVRQAFSDSFKRITVVTKK